The Streptomyces sp. NBC_01439 genome contains the following window.
CATGGTCACGCGCCAGCCGTCCTCTCCGGCCCTTCCGGTGAGGCGCACCACGAACGACTTGGTCTGGCCCGTGTCGTGGAAGTACACGACGACGACCTGCCGCACGGACCCCTCGTCGTAGAACTCGGCGGTGACCTTCCCCTTGGCCCCCTCGTGGAAGGACCGGATCCAGTTCCGCGCGGTCCGCTCGACGTCCCCCTTCGCGTCATCGGGGTCGGCCGCGAGCGACTCCACCTCCTCGGCCTTGCCGTCGGCGAGCCGCCAGACCAGACTCTGGGTGATCTTGAGGGACTCGGAGGTGGGGTACCCGACCACGCCCAGCGGTTCGTGGTTCGCGTAGTCGGTCGCGTACCGCAGCTCCTCGTCGGCGGCACAGGCGGTGAGAGCGCCGGATGCCAGCACGGACACCAGGGCGGCACGCACGACGCCGGGTGTCAGGGCGCGGACGCGTGGGGTGCGGGGGACCGGTGTAGCCATACTTCCTCGGTCTTCCGGTGGTCGTCGAGCGATCTCGATGCGGAGAGCTGCAACGTAGCGCCCTTACCGGGCAGTTCGATCCGGTAAACGGACAAGAGGGACACAACTCGCGCCGCAGTGACGCAATTCACTCCATGGCTGGATTTCGCCCCTCAGAAGTCTCACTTCACCATCCGGATGCCGGACAACTCCGCACGCCGGCGGGCAACGCCGTCTACTCTGGCCGGGCAGCTGGTTCGCCCCGTCCGCCAGGCGGGATGCGTCGTAAGAGGGAACCCGGTGGGAATCCGGGACTGCCCCGCAGCGGTGAGCGGGAACGACCGCCGTCATACGCACTGGACCCGGACGGGTCTGGGAAGCGACGGCCAGTAGGAGTCTCGTACGGCATCCGTACGACGGGACGCGCCCGCGAGTCCGAAGACCTGCCCGTTGCCCGTGCGCGACCGATCGCGCACGGAAATCCCGGTGACCTCGTGGGCGGGTCGGCGACACATCAGGCGGACGACCGCGGGCACGTGCAGCCGCACGCACCCGTATCCGGTCGGTATCCGCCCGGTCCGTCATCCCTTCGCGCCCTCGGCCCCACCGGGTCCACAGGAGAACGCTCGCGAAGGAGAGTTCCGTGACCCGCACGACCCCCGCCGCCGGACGGCCCACCGCGGCCACCGTGTACGGCTACCCCCGCCAGGGCCCCAACCGCGAACTGAAGAAGTCCGTCGAGGGCTACTGGAAGGGCCGCAACGACGCCGGAGCCCTCCGGGAAACCGCCCGCGAACTGCGCCGGACGAACTGGCAGCAGCTGGCCGACGCCGGCATCACCGAGGTGCCGACCGGTGACTTCTCGTACTACGACCACGTGCTGGACACCAGCGTGATGGTCGGCGCTGTCCCTGAGCGGCACCGCGCCGCCGTCGCGGCCGACCCCCTCGACGGGTACTTCGCCATGGCGCGCGGCACCCAGGACGTCGCGCCGCTGGAAATGACCAAGTGGTTCGACACCAACTACCACTACCTGGTGCCGGAGCTCGGCCCGGACACGGTCTTCACCGCCGACTCCACCAAGCAGGTCGCCGAGCTGCAGGAAGCGCTCGGGCTGGGCCACACCGCCCGCCCGGTCCTGGTCGGCCCCGTCACCTACCTGCTGCTGGCCAAGCCCGCCCCCGGCGTCGGCGCCCACTTCGACCCGCTCGCCCTGCTCGACCGGCTGCTGCCCGTCTACGCCCAGGTCCTGGCCGACCTGCGCGCCGCCGGAGCCGAGTGGGTGCAACTGGACGAGCCCGCCCTGGTGCAGGACCGCACCCCGGCCGAACTGAACGCCACCGCCCGCGCCTACCGGGAGCTCGGCGGCCGGAGCGACCGGCCCAAGCTGCTCGTCGCCTCCTACTTCGACCGGCTCGGCGAGGCCCTGCCCGTACTGGCCAAGGCCCCCGTCGAAGGTCTCGCCCTGGACTTCACCGAGGCCGCGGCCGGCAACCTCGAGGACCTCGCAGCCGTCGGGGGCCTACCGGGCAAGCGCCTCGTAGCCGGTGTCGTCGGCGGCCGCAACATCTGGATCAACGACTACGAGAAGTCCCTCGGCACCCTCGGCACCCTCCTGGGGCTCGCCGACCGGGTGGACGTGGCCGCCTCCTGCTCCCTGCTCCACGTGCCGCTGGACGCCACCGCCGAACGGGACGTCGACCCGCAGGTGAGGCGCTGGCTCGCCTTCGCACGCCAGAAGACCGCGGAGGTCGCCACGCTCGCCCGCGGTCTGGCCCGCGGCACGGACGCCATCGCCGCCGAACTCGCCGCCAACCGGGCCGACCTGGCCTCCCGCGCCGGCTCCGCCCTCACCCACGATCCGGCCGTCCGGGCCCGCACCGCCGCCGTCACCGACGCGGACGGGCGGCGCGCCCAGCCGTACCCGGAGCGGGCCGCCGCCCAGCGGGCGCACCTGGGTCTCCCGCTGCTTCCGACGACCACGATCGGATCGTTCCCGCAGACCACCGAACTGCGCACGGCCCGCGCCGACCTGCGGGCCGGGCGCATCGACACCGCCGGATACGAGGACCGCATCCGGGCCGAGATCCGGGAGGTCCTGGCCTTCCAGGAGAAGGCCGGCATCGACGTGCTGGTGCACGGCGAGCCCGAACGCAACGACATGGTCCAGTACTTCGCCGAGCAGCTCACCGGCTACCTGGCCACCCAGCACGGCTGGGTCCAGTCCTACGGCACCCGCTACGTCCGCCCGCCCGTGCTGGCCGGCGACGTCTCCCGCCCCGACCCGATGACCGTGCGCTGGACCACGTACGCCCAGTCGCAGACGCCCAAGCCGGTCAAGGGCATGCTGACCGGCCCCGTCACCATGCTCGCCTGGTCCTTCGTCCGCGACGACCAGCCACTCGGCGACACCGCCCGCCAGGTGGCGCTCGCCCTGCGCGACGAGGTGGGCGACCTGGAGGCGGCCGGCACCCCGGTCATCCAGGTCGACGAACCCGCCCTGCGCGAGACCCTCCCGCTGCGGGCCGCCGACCACGCCGCCTACCTCGCCTGGGCCACCGAGTCCTTCCGGCTCGCCACGGCCGGGGTGCGCCCGGACACCCAGATCCACACGCACATGTGCTACGCCGAGTTCGGTGACATCGTGGCGGCCATAGAGGACCTCGACGCCGATGTCATCAGCCTGGAGGCCGCCCGTTCCCACATGCAGGTCGCCGGTGAACTCGCGGGCGCCGGCTACCCGCGCGAGGTCGGTCCCGGTGTCTGGGACATCCATTCGCCGCGGATCCCCTCCGTCGCCGAGGCGACGGCCCTGCTGCGCAAGGGGTTGGGGGCCATCCCGGCGGAGCGGCTGTGGGTCAATCCCGACTGCGGCCTGAAGACCCGGGGTTGGCCGGAGACCAAGGCCTCCCTGGAGAACCTGGTCGAGGCGGCCCGGCAGGTGCGCGCCGAGGTCTAGGCCGGGCGCACGTCGGCGGCGGCCCTGTCGTCGCCGACGAGGCCCGCGACGTGGTCGGTGATCACATCGAGGATGTCCGTCGAAATCCTGTCGTCGCCGAGGACGAGGTGGTTCAGCGTCAGTCCGTCGGTCATGGCGGCCAGATAGCGGGCCAACACGTGCACGGGCACGCGGAGTTCGAAGGTCATGTGGTGCCGGAGCTGCTCGATTAGCTCGGTGTAGGTGTCGCAGTACCGCTCGTACTGCCGCCGCGCCAGGTGCTCGAAGTCCGGCCGGCGCAGGGCGTACTGGGTGAGTTCGTAGGTGAGCATGTGTTCGCCCGGGTGGGCGGACACGTGGTCCCAGTACGCCTGGAAGCCCGCCCGGACGGTCTCGCGAAGGGTGGCCTTCGGCTGGATCGCCTCCCTCACCAGGGCGACGCTGTGGTCGGTGATCGCCGCGATGACGGATTCGAGCAGGGCCTGCTTGGAGTCGAAGCAGTAGTGGAAGACGCTCAGGGACACGCCCGCCTCGGCGGCGATCGACCTGGTCGTCGTGGCGGCGACGCCGTCGCGGGTCATCGCGCGGATGGCGGCCTCGGTCAGCTGCCGGCGCCGCTCGGCCGAGGGCATCCGTGCCATGGGCGTTCCTTTCGGTCCGTGCTGCGGTGCGTGGTGCGTGGTGCGCTGTGTGGTGCCCCGGCCCCTGGACTTCCGTCGGCTCGATCAGCTGCTGAAAACGCCGACCTCGTGGAGCGAGTACCCCCACTTGGTGCCGCGCTGGAGTCCCTGGATGCGGACGTAGCGGGCCGGCACCCCGGAGAAGCGGGCCGTGTCCAGGCCGCCGTCACCGGCGGTCGTGGACCAGACGGTCTGCCAGTTCGTGTCGTCCGTGGAGACCTCGATGCGGTACGCCTTCCCGTATGCGGTCTCCCAGTCCAGGGTGATGCGCCCCACCCGGTTCGCGGACCCGAGGTCGATGCGCAGCCACTGGTTGTCGTTCCACTCGCTCGCCCAGCGGGTGCCCGAGTCCCCGTCCACGGCCCGGCCCGGGGAGTAGTTCACGAAGGGGTTCCACCACTCCGAGGTCGACGCCGAGGCCGGGGAGCCCGTGGCGAGGTTCACCGAGGACTTGTGCTTCTCGGAGTTCCCCCAGGTGGTCAGGTAGGACTCGGCGCCCTTGAACAGGTCGTCCACCACGCCCTGGCCGCCGACGAGGCGGATGTCCTCGATCCAGTCGGGGACCAGACCGTAGTGCGAGGCGCCGTCGGTGTTGAGGTCCCACGTGCGCGAGCCGGTGGTCTGCCGGTCGATGACGGAGCCGCCGTCGGTGCTGCGGAACGGGTAGCGCACCGGGTTCGGGGTGTTGGCTCCGCGCGGTCCGGGCCAGCCGCCGACACCGTTCATGTCGGTGCCGTACCCGTAGCCGACGTTGTACTTGTCGCGCAGCGCGTCCGTCCGCTTCGCCTCGGCGCTGAATCCCTCGGCGCCGCTCATGTACGAGGCGATGAAGCCGCCGAGCTTGTAGACCCGCTCGGTCCAGTCCATGTCCATCCAACTGTGCGAGGAGATCACACCCGGGTACGACTCGGACTCCATGATGTCGAAGGACCGGCCCGCGGCCTTCACGCTCATGTGGTCGACCTCGAGCATCATCTTGCGCTTCATCATGCCGCGCACCGCGTACTCGCCGAGTTCCGTGAGCCCGCGCGTGTTGCACTGGGCGTCGGCGGCGTAGGAGGGGATCGCCACCCCTTCGGGGAGTTTGCTCTGCACCGCGGGCGCGGCCGCCGCCAGTCCGATGGGGTTGTCGTGCTGGGGACCGGTGCACTTCTCCGTCTTCCAGAAGGTTCCGGTCGACAGGAACTGGCCCGCGTTGATGGCCGTACCGAGGGCTCCCTCGTCGAAGCGGACCCCGCACAGGGCGTTGTCGAACTTGTGGCACAGGAACATGCTGCGCACCCCGAGGCGGTACAGCTCGTCCAGGCCGCGGTCGATGTCCGCCTTGCTGCACTGCGCGACGTCCAGGATCTGCTTGCAGCCGAAGGGTTCGGAGGTCTCGACGCCGAGGACCACGGCCAGCTTGCCCTGCTGGACGACGTCACGGGCCTGCGCGGAGTCGGTGACGATCCGGAACCAGCCCTTGCCCGGTCCGCCGTACATCTTGTCGATGTAGGCCTGCATGTCGTAGGTCTTCTGCGCTTCGAGCCGGATGGCGGTCATCTCGTCGCAGCCGCGGTCCTTGAAGAAGTAGACCGAGCAGATGACGCCGTTGGTGACGAGGTCGTTCACGAGCACGCGCTGACCACCGCGCCAGGCCCGCTCGACCCAGGCGTAGTAGTTCTGCTGGTGCGTCAGCGAGTCGTGGGCGGGCCAGTCCTTGAAGGTCGGCCAGCCGTTCGGGTCGTGCTTGCCGTCACCACCCTTGGTGATGAAGTCGAAGATCGCGAGCGTGCCGTCGGGGTAGTGCTCGGGGCAGTCCTTGAGCGCGTCCGCTACCCCCGCCTCGGAGAACGGCTTGCCGCAGATGAGGCGGCCGCCGAAGCCCTCGTTGGACATCAGGTGGTCGTGCGCGTCGACGAAGCCCCGGACCCGTCCCTGGGCGTCGGTCCCCTTGAAGGGTTCGCCCGTGACGTTGATGTCGGAGTCGGGTGCGGGCCGCGCGACCGGGTTCCACCAGCCGGGATCGGCGGCGGAAGCGGGTACGGGGCCGAGCACCATGGCCACCACGGCGAGGAGCAATGACAGGACCGCCAGGGGCCTACGCCTGTGGTGCGTGTGTCGAGAAATGGTCATCACTCACGTCTTAAGGTCAGCCGGATGGCGCGGTCGTGGAGCCGGATCCGTTCGGGGGCACGACGCGCCACGGCCACAGGCGTGCTTTGTCATGGACCCAACAAGCGGTGGGACGAGAATCGCGACTGCCATCGACAGAGTCAATAGTCCGGGACGGTTGACCTGATGATTCATCAGATTCGCCGTTCCTTCACAAGGTCCACCCACCCGGGCGGCCCGGCTCGGCGCGGTACGCGAAAGCGCGCGCGAGCCGGGTCCGCCCCGCCCGGGGCGACGGCGCCGTGACGTCAGCGCGCGCCGTGCTCCAGCAGGTCCATTTCGGCCGGTGCGATCCCGAATCCGCGCTTCGTGGCCTTCGGGGTCGGCTTGCCGCAGAACGCCGCTTCGAGGGTGCCGCCGAGGGCCGTGTTCGCCTCGCCCTTGTTCG
Protein-coding sequences here:
- the metE gene encoding 5-methyltetrahydropteroyltriglutamate--homocysteine S-methyltransferase, coding for MTRTTPAAGRPTAATVYGYPRQGPNRELKKSVEGYWKGRNDAGALRETARELRRTNWQQLADAGITEVPTGDFSYYDHVLDTSVMVGAVPERHRAAVAADPLDGYFAMARGTQDVAPLEMTKWFDTNYHYLVPELGPDTVFTADSTKQVAELQEALGLGHTARPVLVGPVTYLLLAKPAPGVGAHFDPLALLDRLLPVYAQVLADLRAAGAEWVQLDEPALVQDRTPAELNATARAYRELGGRSDRPKLLVASYFDRLGEALPVLAKAPVEGLALDFTEAAAGNLEDLAAVGGLPGKRLVAGVVGGRNIWINDYEKSLGTLGTLLGLADRVDVAASCSLLHVPLDATAERDVDPQVRRWLAFARQKTAEVATLARGLARGTDAIAAELAANRADLASRAGSALTHDPAVRARTAAVTDADGRRAQPYPERAAAQRAHLGLPLLPTTTIGSFPQTTELRTARADLRAGRIDTAGYEDRIRAEIREVLAFQEKAGIDVLVHGEPERNDMVQYFAEQLTGYLATQHGWVQSYGTRYVRPPVLAGDVSRPDPMTVRWTTYAQSQTPKPVKGMLTGPVTMLAWSFVRDDQPLGDTARQVALALRDEVGDLEAAGTPVIQVDEPALRETLPLRAADHAAYLAWATESFRLATAGVRPDTQIHTHMCYAEFGDIVAAIEDLDADVISLEAARSHMQVAGELAGAGYPREVGPGVWDIHSPRIPSVAEATALLRKGLGAIPAERLWVNPDCGLKTRGWPETKASLENLVEAARQVRAEV
- a CDS encoding TetR/AcrR family transcriptional regulator — translated: MARMPSAERRRQLTEAAIRAMTRDGVAATTTRSIAAEAGVSLSVFHYCFDSKQALLESVIAAITDHSVALVREAIQPKATLRETVRAGFQAYWDHVSAHPGEHMLTYELTQYALRRPDFEHLARRQYERYCDTYTELIEQLRHHMTFELRVPVHVLARYLAAMTDGLTLNHLVLGDDRISTDILDVITDHVAGLVGDDRAAADVRPA
- a CDS encoding galactose-binding domain-containing protein, which gives rise to MTISRHTHHRRRPLAVLSLLLAVVAMVLGPVPASAADPGWWNPVARPAPDSDINVTGEPFKGTDAQGRVRGFVDAHDHLMSNEGFGGRLICGKPFSEAGVADALKDCPEHYPDGTLAIFDFITKGGDGKHDPNGWPTFKDWPAHDSLTHQQNYYAWVERAWRGGQRVLVNDLVTNGVICSVYFFKDRGCDEMTAIRLEAQKTYDMQAYIDKMYGGPGKGWFRIVTDSAQARDVVQQGKLAVVLGVETSEPFGCKQILDVAQCSKADIDRGLDELYRLGVRSMFLCHKFDNALCGVRFDEGALGTAINAGQFLSTGTFWKTEKCTGPQHDNPIGLAAAAPAVQSKLPEGVAIPSYAADAQCNTRGLTELGEYAVRGMMKRKMMLEVDHMSVKAAGRSFDIMESESYPGVISSHSWMDMDWTERVYKLGGFIASYMSGAEGFSAEAKRTDALRDKYNVGYGYGTDMNGVGGWPGPRGANTPNPVRYPFRSTDGGSVIDRQTTGSRTWDLNTDGASHYGLVPDWIEDIRLVGGQGVVDDLFKGAESYLTTWGNSEKHKSSVNLATGSPASASTSEWWNPFVNYSPGRAVDGDSGTRWASEWNDNQWLRIDLGSANRVGRITLDWETAYGKAYRIEVSTDDTNWQTVWSTTAGDGGLDTARFSGVPARYVRIQGLQRGTKWGYSLHEVGVFSS